The following proteins come from a genomic window of Platichthys flesus chromosome 1, fPlaFle2.1, whole genome shotgun sequence:
- the ccnd1 gene encoding G1/S-specific cyclin-D1, with amino-acid sequence MEDQLLCCEVDSIRRAYQDVNLLNDRVLRTMLKAEETYLPSPNYFKCVQKDIIPKMRKIVSTWMLEVCEEQKCEEEVFPLAMNYLDRFLSVEATRKTRLQLLGATCMFLASKMKETVPLTAEKLCIYTDNSIQPGELLQMELLVLNKLKWDLASVTPHDFIDHFLSKLKIYPSTKQILRKHAQTFVALCATDVNFIASPPSMVAAGSVVAAVQGLYLKSQDASLSSQNLTNFLSQVIRSDPDCLRSCQEQIESLLELSLQQAQQHSSTTETKLMDDDVDLSCTPTDVRDINI; translated from the exons ATGGAGGACCAGCTACTGTGCTGCGAGGTGGACTCCATCAGGAGAGCCTACCAGGACGTCAACCTGCTCAACGATCGAGTTCTCCGCACCATGCTGAAGGCAGAGGAAACTTACCTACCGTCTCCAAACTACTTCAAGTGTGTTCAGAAAGATATTATTCCTAAAATGCGGAAAATAGTTTCCACATGGATGTTagag GTCTGCGAAGAACAGAAATGCGAGGAGGAGGTTTTCCCCCTAGCTATGAACTATTTGGACAGATTTTTATCAGTGGAGGCCACCAGGAAAACCCGACTACAGCTGCTGGGAGCCACATGCATGTTTCTAGCATCTAAGATGAAGGAGACCGTTCCCTTAACAGCAGAGAAACTCTGTATCTACACAGACAACTCCATTCAGCCTGGAGAACTACTG CAAATGGAACTGCTGGTTCTCAACAAGCTGAAGTGGGATCTGGCTTCAGTCACACCCCACGACTTCATTGATCACTTCCTGTCCAAGCTGAAGATCTACCCGTCCACCAAGCAGATCCTGAGGAAGCATGCCCAGACCTTTGTTGCACTCTGTGCTACAG ATGTTAACTTCATTGCCAGTCCTCCATCAATGGTGGCAGCGGGAAGTGTGGTTGCAGCTGTTCAAGGTCTCTACCTGAAGAGTCAAGATGCCTCCTTGTCCTCCCAAAACCTCACCAACTTCCTGTCACAAGTCATTCGCAGTGACCCG GACTGCCTACGTTCATGTCAGGAGCAGATAGAGTCTTTGCTAGAGTTGAGCCTGCAGCAGGCTCAGCAACATAGCAGCACAACAGAAACCAAACTAATGGACGACGACGTGGACCTGTCCTGCACTCCAACAGACGTCAGAGACATAAACATCTGA